The following are from one region of the Rhodopirellula sp. P2 genome:
- a CDS encoding helix-turn-helix domain-containing protein, whose translation MRHFDTQRPEFAPYGFTCELWEPVPMPRPDRHDEIEINFLDSGSLTYLIGGNRVTVEARSLTLFWAAVPHQIVEFRDVTHYYVITIPFGWFLQWGLPESLQTQLIVGSILSENSDEKTSARDSSLFEQWHDDLLKSPDEFRDIVLLELKARLLRLARSHLKNPVTSPGDRDANANQSSPNLAKAEVMACYIARNFKSRLQIKEIADCVDLHPDYASTLFRKTFGATLNGLITRHRVAEAQRLLVSSNDQIIDIAFAAGFDSLSRFNRAFKETTGMTPRGFRKECRFNHR comes from the coding sequence ATGCGGCATTTTGATACCCAACGACCTGAGTTTGCTCCCTACGGCTTCACTTGCGAGCTCTGGGAACCCGTGCCGATGCCGCGGCCGGATCGTCACGACGAGATCGAGATCAATTTTCTCGATTCCGGGTCGCTGACCTACCTGATCGGCGGCAACCGTGTCACGGTGGAAGCTCGATCGCTGACGCTTTTCTGGGCCGCCGTTCCTCACCAAATCGTGGAGTTTCGCGATGTCACGCACTACTACGTGATCACGATCCCCTTTGGATGGTTCCTGCAATGGGGACTGCCTGAGAGCTTGCAAACCCAGTTGATCGTGGGCAGCATTTTATCGGAGAACTCGGATGAAAAGACGTCGGCTCGTGACAGTTCCTTGTTCGAGCAATGGCATGACGACCTGTTGAAATCACCCGATGAATTTCGCGACATTGTTTTGTTGGAGTTGAAAGCAAGATTGCTACGTCTGGCCCGATCGCATTTGAAGAATCCAGTGACCTCGCCTGGTGACCGGGACGCCAACGCGAACCAGTCATCACCCAACCTGGCGAAAGCCGAAGTGATGGCGTGCTACATCGCTCGCAATTTCAAGTCGCGATTGCAGATCAAAGAGATCGCGGATTGCGTGGACCTTCATCCAGACTACGCATCCACCCTGTTTCGGAAAACGTTTGGGGCGACACTGAACGGGCTGATCACTCGCCACCGTGTCGCCGAAGCTCAACGTTTGCTCGTGTCGAGCAACGACCAGATCATCGACATCGCGTTTGCCGCTGGGTTTGATTCACTGAGCCGTTTCAATCGAGCGTTCAAAGAAACGACTGGCATGACTCCTCGTGGCTTCCGGAAGGAATGCCGCTTCAATCATCGTTGA
- a CDS encoding zinc-dependent alcohol dehydrogenase produces MSVAKPESVRAVAMTAPGVTEMRTYPFPTLDHDSAILKVDMSGICGTDRHIFKGEATELRGKSIFPYVGGHEVIGTLVEIGDNAAKVMDYDKQPLKVGDRVAIAVEVNCGHCYYCRKHYNNTTCLNQIQAYGLHPNADTLPYLRGGFAEYMYIRPGTHLFKVPDEMSTDVAVFVEEMAVAYHSLARAAGPFAPVNEGFGPGMSVAVLGNGPLGILHGIMASIHGAGLRIATDLSELRLAKAKSLYADVTINAAKVSTDERIEQVKAMTEGVGPDLVIESAGEPEAFIEALRMVRKGGTVIEVGNWVDLGKPVALDVMRHISSKNLHIHSVFHCGTDWRPVLNILHQQSDRYDFASLITHRFGLDELVDKFGTVTDFDECCKIEVIPHQS; encoded by the coding sequence ATGAGCGTAGCAAAACCCGAATCCGTGCGTGCTGTTGCCATGACGGCACCCGGTGTCACTGAGATGCGGACCTATCCGTTTCCGACGCTGGATCATGATTCAGCGATTTTGAAAGTCGACATGTCGGGGATCTGTGGAACCGACCGCCACATCTTCAAAGGTGAGGCAACGGAACTTCGCGGGAAGTCCATCTTTCCCTACGTCGGTGGTCACGAGGTGATCGGTACGCTGGTCGAGATTGGCGACAACGCAGCGAAGGTGATGGACTACGACAAGCAACCGCTGAAAGTGGGCGACCGGGTTGCGATCGCTGTCGAGGTCAACTGCGGTCACTGCTACTACTGTCGAAAACACTACAACAACACGACCTGTTTGAATCAGATCCAAGCCTACGGGTTGCATCCCAATGCGGACACGCTGCCTTACCTGCGGGGTGGGTTTGCGGAGTACATGTACATCCGACCTGGAACGCATCTGTTCAAAGTCCCTGATGAGATGTCGACCGACGTCGCCGTGTTTGTGGAAGAGATGGCCGTCGCGTATCACAGTTTGGCTCGCGCGGCAGGTCCGTTTGCACCCGTCAATGAAGGTTTCGGCCCTGGGATGTCAGTGGCTGTGCTCGGCAACGGTCCCCTGGGAATTCTTCACGGCATCATGGCCAGCATTCATGGTGCCGGTTTACGAATCGCGACGGATCTCTCGGAGCTTCGGTTGGCGAAGGCGAAAAGTCTTTACGCCGACGTCACGATCAATGCGGCCAAGGTTTCAACCGACGAACGCATCGAACAGGTGAAAGCCATGACCGAAGGCGTCGGACCTGATCTGGTGATTGAATCAGCAGGTGAACCCGAAGCATTCATCGAGGCACTTCGAATGGTCCGCAAGGGCGGCACCGTGATCGAAGTTGGCAACTGGGTGGATCTCGGCAAACCAGTCGCTTTGGACGTGATGCGACACATCAGCTCGAAGAACTTGCACATCCATTCGGTGTTCCACTGCGGAACGGATTGGCGTCCGGTGTTGAACATTCTGCACCAGCAATCCGATCGCTACGACTTTGCATCGTTGATCACACATCGATTTGGTTTGGACGAATTGGTGGACAAGTTCGGAACGGTCACCGACTTTGACGAATGCTGTAAAATCGAAGTGATTCCGCACCAAAGCTGA
- the rbsD gene encoding D-ribose pyranase gives MKRTRLLNSELSYEISRIGHTASITLCDAGLPIPTGVKRIDLAIEEGYPTFLRTLDAILSELKVEEIVIASEIHDHNQGVFEQMMQLFEAHRMAPKITEVLHVEFKQRTQVSEAIVRTGECTPYANVILKSGVVF, from the coding sequence ATGAAACGCACCCGACTACTCAACAGCGAACTGAGCTACGAAATCAGTCGGATCGGGCACACCGCGTCGATCACGTTGTGTGATGCCGGGTTGCCGATCCCTACCGGAGTGAAGCGGATTGATTTGGCGATCGAGGAAGGGTATCCGACGTTCTTGCGAACGCTGGATGCAATCTTGAGCGAGTTGAAGGTGGAGGAGATCGTGATTGCTAGCGAGATTCATGACCACAATCAAGGCGTCTTTGAACAGATGATGCAACTCTTCGAAGCTCATCGAATGGCACCGAAGATCACAGAGGTTTTGCACGTGGAATTCAAACAACGAACCCAGGTCAGCGAGGCGATCGTTCGCACCGGAGAATGCACCCCGTATGCGAACGTCATCTTAAAGTCCGGCGTTGTCTTTTGA
- a CDS encoding D-ribose ABC transporter substrate-binding protein — translation MSSCNQSKRLATLFVCALALVISGCRSETKPSGSSAGLDEPKRVAVIVSTLNNPWFVVLAESARDSAIELGYDAVIFDSQNDPSKETAHFDNVIASGYSAVLFNPTDADGSIANVRRAKEADLPVFCMDREINTTDAAVSQILSDNYSGCVAIGQHFVKEVGESGNYAELLGLVGDNNTPNRSDGFHSVVDRYPDLKMVAQQSADFDRAKALEVMEAILQANPDIKAVFCGNDAMAMGAYQALLAAGKAEQVKIFGFDGADDVVAMIQEGKIVATGMQFPKLMAKTAAEYADKYLNGDHDLSQKVPVAVELVHQGNASKYGDFGQAGSE, via the coding sequence ATGAGCTCATGCAACCAATCCAAACGACTCGCGACATTGTTCGTGTGCGCGTTGGCACTCGTGATCAGCGGATGTCGCAGCGAAACGAAACCCTCCGGCAGTTCTGCTGGCTTGGACGAGCCCAAGCGAGTGGCAGTGATCGTTTCGACATTGAACAACCCGTGGTTCGTCGTGCTTGCCGAATCCGCTCGAGACAGTGCCATTGAGCTCGGCTACGACGCGGTGATATTTGACTCGCAGAACGATCCATCGAAGGAAACGGCACACTTTGACAACGTGATCGCGTCGGGGTACTCGGCGGTGCTCTTCAATCCAACCGATGCGGATGGTTCCATCGCCAACGTGCGACGCGCGAAAGAAGCCGATCTGCCCGTGTTTTGCATGGACCGAGAAATCAACACGACCGACGCTGCCGTTTCGCAAATCCTGTCGGACAACTACTCCGGGTGCGTTGCAATTGGGCAGCACTTCGTGAAAGAGGTGGGGGAGTCGGGCAACTACGCCGAGCTGCTCGGTTTGGTGGGCGACAACAACACCCCGAATCGATCGGATGGATTTCATAGTGTGGTCGATCGCTATCCGGATCTGAAGATGGTGGCGCAGCAAAGTGCCGACTTTGATCGCGCCAAGGCGTTGGAAGTGATGGAAGCCATCCTGCAGGCCAATCCCGATATCAAAGCGGTTTTCTGTGGCAACGACGCGATGGCAATGGGGGCCTATCAAGCTTTGTTAGCGGCTGGCAAAGCGGAGCAGGTCAAGATCTTTGGCTTCGATGGGGCCGATGATGTGGTGGCAATGATCCAAGAAGGCAAGATCGTCGCGACGGGCATGCAGTTTCCAAAACTGATGGCCAAAACCGCGGCGGAGTATGCCGACAAGTACCTGAACGGCGATCACGATCTGTCGCAGAAGGTTCCGGTCGCTGTGGAATTGGTTCACCAAGGCAACGCATCGAAGTACGGTGACTTTGGACAAGCAGGTTCGGAGTGA
- a CDS encoding DUF2291 domain-containing protein: MILRQRKWIIRFVFVVGALVLLYRLPLFHIVSLEDANKANAKATAAKFDPVKFVNTFWDSELLPSKSAAVDAATLVAKVKADPAKARQQHGRQVGLSQSYFYHVTGVGRVVSVEKNFIGLAISPDSEMTEVILEAGILFGNTVRDGTGLLDVNDFNNTQDFNAISTELNRRIEANVLPTLREIATVGAEVRFTGCVQVNDEDSDLQPLKVVPFIVEAK; this comes from the coding sequence GTGATTTTGCGTCAACGAAAGTGGATCATCCGGTTTGTCTTCGTGGTCGGTGCCTTGGTGCTGTTGTATCGGTTACCGCTATTCCACATCGTTTCACTGGAAGATGCGAACAAGGCCAACGCGAAAGCGACTGCGGCCAAGTTCGATCCAGTGAAGTTCGTGAATACGTTCTGGGACAGCGAGCTGCTTCCTTCGAAATCAGCCGCGGTCGATGCCGCCACGTTGGTCGCAAAAGTCAAAGCTGATCCGGCCAAAGCCCGTCAACAACACGGACGGCAGGTTGGACTGAGTCAATCGTACTTCTACCACGTCACCGGTGTCGGACGAGTTGTCTCCGTTGAAAAGAATTTCATTGGATTGGCGATCTCCCCTGATTCGGAAATGACGGAAGTGATTTTGGAAGCGGGCATCCTCTTCGGCAACACGGTTCGCGATGGCACAGGTTTGCTGGACGTGAATGACTTCAATAACACCCAGGACTTCAACGCCATTTCCACGGAACTGAACCGCCGGATTGAAGCGAATGTCTTGCCAACGCTTCGAGAGATCGCGACGGTCGGTGCGGAAGTGCGATTCACCGGATGTGTCCAAGTCAACGATGAGGACTCTGATCTTCAACCATTGAAAGTGGTCCCCTTCATCGTGGAGGCGAAATGA
- a CDS encoding sugar ABC transporter ATP-binding protein has protein sequence MIVSDDVVLEAKQILKLFPGMKALDGVDLTLRAGRLTALLGENGAGKSTLMKILAGVQPPDEGELLLQGEPVHFTSPRDAQDHGIAMIHQELSLVPDLTVAENIFLGREPLRFETLIDYTELNRQATEWLKRLELDVSPTTPVRRLRVGQQQLVEIARALAGNVRILIMDEPTSAITERETEVLFRCIADLKKQGVAIVYITHRLEELEQIADDIVVMRDGCLIGTAEFGELSHDAMVRMMVGRDVKILSKQSSSNNQPVLRAEGISLRHPTRPGDYLVHEVNMHVCKGEVLGIFGLMGAGRTELLECLFGLHPTASTGQVSMHDQSVRLKNPADAISHGLALVPEDRKQDGLVLSMSVGENASLASLKHSERFGFLDRGREREHTRHFLERFRVKTPSLREKIINLSGGNQQKVILAKWLATGPAVLMLDEPTRGIDIHAKNEIYSLINELTADGLAVIMVSSELPEVMAVSDRILVMCEGRATQEFDRAKATEENILQAALPRRNSIPC, from the coding sequence ATGATCGTCTCCGATGACGTGGTGCTTGAGGCCAAGCAGATATTGAAGCTGTTTCCAGGTATGAAAGCGTTGGACGGCGTCGACCTGACTCTGAGGGCAGGGCGTTTGACCGCGTTGCTCGGTGAAAACGGTGCGGGCAAGTCGACGTTGATGAAAATTTTGGCGGGAGTGCAACCGCCCGACGAAGGCGAGTTGCTGTTGCAGGGTGAACCGGTTCATTTCACCAGCCCACGCGACGCGCAGGATCATGGCATTGCGATGATCCATCAAGAACTGAGTTTGGTGCCCGATCTCACCGTCGCCGAAAACATTTTCCTTGGCCGTGAGCCGCTTCGTTTCGAAACGCTGATTGACTACACCGAACTGAACCGTCAAGCAACCGAGTGGTTGAAACGTTTGGAACTCGACGTGTCGCCAACGACGCCCGTCCGGCGACTGCGAGTCGGTCAACAACAGTTGGTTGAGATTGCTCGCGCGTTGGCTGGCAACGTTCGTATCCTGATCATGGATGAGCCCACATCCGCAATCACCGAACGCGAGACGGAGGTTCTGTTCCGATGCATCGCTGATCTGAAGAAGCAGGGCGTTGCGATCGTTTATATCACTCACCGCTTGGAAGAACTCGAACAGATTGCTGACGACATTGTCGTGATGCGTGATGGTTGTTTGATCGGCACGGCCGAGTTTGGTGAGCTCAGTCACGACGCAATGGTTCGAATGATGGTTGGACGAGATGTGAAAATCCTTTCCAAGCAGTCGTCCTCCAACAATCAGCCGGTTCTTCGTGCCGAAGGGATCTCGCTCCGTCATCCGACTCGCCCCGGTGACTATCTGGTGCACGAAGTCAACATGCACGTTTGCAAAGGCGAAGTGCTGGGCATCTTTGGATTGATGGGGGCGGGTCGAACGGAATTGCTGGAGTGTTTGTTCGGACTGCACCCGACGGCGTCGACCGGGCAGGTGAGCATGCACGACCAAAGTGTTCGATTGAAAAACCCCGCCGATGCGATCTCCCATGGTTTGGCGTTGGTCCCCGAGGACCGAAAGCAGGATGGTTTGGTGTTGTCGATGTCCGTCGGTGAAAACGCGAGTCTGGCGAGCCTGAAGCATTCCGAACGGTTTGGGTTCCTCGATCGTGGCAGAGAACGCGAGCACACACGGCATTTTTTGGAACGGTTTCGTGTGAAGACGCCGTCGCTGCGTGAGAAGATCATCAATTTGAGTGGTGGCAACCAGCAGAAGGTGATCTTGGCGAAATGGTTGGCGACGGGACCTGCCGTGTTGATGCTCGATGAGCCCACTCGCGGGATCGATATCCATGCCAAGAATGAAATCTACTCGCTCATCAATGAACTGACGGCCGACGGATTGGCCGTGATCATGGTTTCATCGGAATTGCCCGAGGTGATGGCGGTTTCGGATCGGATCTTGGTGATGTGCGAAGGGCGTGCAACCCAAGAATTCGACCGGGCGAAGGCCACCGAGGAAAACATCCTGCAAGCGGCTTTGCCGAGAAGGAACTCGATTCCATGTTAG
- a CDS encoding ABC transporter permease: MLENKREHLAKFQSLIALVVMLIAMSFLSDSFFTPENGLNILRQISVNLSLSIGMTLIILTGGIDLSVGAILALSGAVAAGLLKNGIMLEPLGVKLQFTVFGSIVSGLLVGSAAGLFNGVAVTRFKLPPFVATLGMFSIARGLTMLWTGGFPVTGLGSSFGAIGTGVFLQIPVPVWITGALVGVFVLLTRTTRFGRHVYAVGGNERASLLTGLPVDRIKIAVYTLGGLLAGVAGLIVTARLDSAQPNAGLGYELDSIAAVVIGGTSLSGGRGSVMGTVLGCLIIGVLNNSLFLLNVSPFWQQVVKGFVILAAVAVDRMSQRDR; the protein is encoded by the coding sequence ATGTTAGAAAACAAACGCGAACACCTCGCGAAATTTCAATCGCTGATTGCATTGGTGGTGATGCTGATCGCCATGAGTTTCTTGTCGGACAGTTTCTTTACGCCCGAGAATGGGCTGAACATTCTGAGACAAATCTCAGTCAACCTCAGCCTTTCGATCGGGATGACGTTGATCATCTTGACCGGCGGAATCGACTTGTCGGTCGGTGCCATCCTCGCATTGTCCGGCGCCGTGGCGGCAGGGTTGCTGAAGAACGGCATCATGCTCGAACCGCTTGGCGTGAAGTTGCAGTTCACGGTCTTTGGATCCATTGTTTCTGGACTATTGGTCGGTTCCGCCGCGGGGTTATTCAATGGAGTCGCGGTGACTCGTTTCAAGCTTCCGCCGTTTGTCGCCACGCTGGGAATGTTCAGCATCGCTCGTGGTTTGACGATGTTGTGGACGGGTGGGTTCCCGGTCACGGGACTCGGTTCATCGTTCGGTGCCATCGGCACGGGCGTGTTCCTGCAGATTCCGGTTCCGGTTTGGATCACCGGTGCATTGGTTGGCGTGTTTGTGCTGCTGACCCGGACAACTCGTTTTGGCCGGCATGTGTACGCGGTTGGCGGCAACGAACGCGCTTCGTTGTTGACAGGATTGCCGGTCGATCGGATCAAAATCGCGGTCTACACGCTCGGTGGTTTGCTCGCTGGAGTGGCGGGACTCATCGTGACCGCTCGACTGGATTCGGCTCAACCCAACGCAGGGTTGGGGTACGAACTGGATTCCATCGCCGCCGTCGTGATTGGTGGAACATCCCTGTCGGGCGGACGAGGCAGCGTCATGGGGACCGTGCTCGGTTGCCTGATCATTGGTGTGTTGAACAACAGCCTTTTTCTGTTAAACGTTTCCCCTTTTTGGCAACAAGTGGTCAAGGGATTCGTGATCCTGGCCGCCGTCGCCGTGGACCGTATGAGTCAAAGGGACCGATAA
- the rbsK gene encoding ribokinase, with protein MTRPKITVVGSANVDLTFRTPRLPVPGETFAGHSLHQGMGGKGANQAVVAARLGAEVAFVARVGNDGFATQAIDAYRADRINTSFIQHSKNQPTGTAAILVDDDAENCIIVVAGANAELTAADVRSAQAIIADSDVVICQLETPVEAALEAFKLARAANVLTMLTPAPAELVSDELLSLCDVCVPNKTEIAAITGCSVETQADCAAAAEQLRQRGVRQVALTMGGEGVLVLDRSGISLIPASPVKAVDTTGAGDAFTGALAVSLAEGMSLADAATRAGIVAAISVTRVGTQTSFPSLDEINRWKQAENTA; from the coding sequence ATGACACGCCCGAAGATCACCGTCGTTGGTTCGGCCAATGTGGATCTGACGTTTCGCACACCGCGATTGCCCGTGCCTGGCGAAACCTTTGCCGGACATTCGCTGCATCAAGGCATGGGTGGCAAAGGTGCGAACCAAGCGGTCGTCGCCGCCCGACTCGGTGCCGAAGTCGCCTTTGTCGCTCGCGTCGGGAACGATGGCTTCGCGACTCAGGCCATTGACGCCTACCGAGCAGACAGAATCAACACGTCCTTCATTCAACATTCCAAAAACCAGCCTACAGGCACGGCCGCGATTTTGGTGGATGATGACGCTGAGAACTGCATCATCGTTGTCGCCGGAGCGAACGCCGAACTGACCGCGGCTGATGTTCGATCGGCCCAGGCAATCATCGCCGATTCCGATGTGGTGATCTGTCAATTGGAAACTCCTGTGGAGGCGGCTCTCGAAGCATTCAAACTGGCTCGTGCGGCCAACGTCCTGACGATGCTGACTCCGGCACCCGCGGAACTTGTTTCGGATGAACTGCTTTCGCTTTGCGATGTTTGTGTCCCCAACAAGACCGAGATCGCCGCCATCACGGGTTGCAGTGTGGAGACACAGGCTGACTGTGCTGCCGCTGCGGAACAGTTGAGGCAACGTGGCGTTCGACAAGTTGCACTGACGATGGGCGGCGAAGGCGTTTTGGTGCTCGACCGATCGGGGATCTCCCTCATTCCTGCCTCACCCGTCAAAGCGGTCGACACCACCGGGGCCGGCGATGCCTTCACCGGGGCATTGGCGGTCTCGCTCGCCGAAGGAATGTCTTTGGCCGACGCTGCCACTCGTGCTGGGATCGTTGCGGCCATCTCGGTCACACGCGTCGGCACTCAAACATCCTTTCCTTCGCTCGATGAAATCAATCGCTGGAAGCAAGCTGAGAACACTGCATGA
- a CDS encoding DUF1593 domain-containing protein: MKKLFRLLMVLLATSSFAAADDGSTAKARMVVLTDIEADPDDTQSLVRLLLYANSIDIQAIVATTSVHQKNRVAPESIRRVIDAYGKVQPNLLKHEPGFPTADALHKLVTKGLPLYGMNGVGDDKDSPGSQRIIELLDRDDERPLWISVWGGPNTLAQSLHKLRKTRPAEDVTRLVKKLRVYTISDQDDSGIWLRNEFPDLQYIVSPGRYERSTWGAINQVVEGIDNTTISNTWLAIHIQQGHGPLGAEYPDVAWGVEGDTPAFLGLIPNGLNVSERPDFGGWGGRYELGQPSDDEIQVGREVQGGVPILAETRPIWGNASDAYRPRLFHDQKRAEKPSDETFTGNRVTLWRWRDDFQNDFAARMDWCVASYEEANHPPVPALAHAETLNVKSGEQFRLDAWGTTDPDGDSLRYTWMDYPEAGSTPLDLDIGQSPENVYQVTRTAPKVDQPETMHFILKVTDRGTPRLTRYKRVIVTVQP, from the coding sequence ATGAAAAAACTCTTCAGACTCTTGATGGTTCTCCTGGCGACGTCCTCGTTTGCTGCGGCTGATGACGGCTCAACTGCGAAAGCGCGAATGGTTGTGCTGACCGACATCGAAGCGGACCCGGACGACACCCAGTCGCTGGTTCGACTGCTGCTTTACGCCAATTCGATTGACATTCAAGCGATTGTGGCAACGACATCGGTGCACCAGAAAAATCGAGTGGCTCCGGAGTCCATTCGGCGTGTCATTGACGCGTATGGCAAAGTCCAACCCAACCTTCTGAAGCACGAACCTGGATTTCCTACCGCGGATGCGTTGCACAAACTGGTCACCAAAGGGTTGCCTCTGTACGGGATGAACGGAGTCGGTGACGACAAGGACTCCCCTGGTTCGCAGCGCATCATCGAATTACTCGATCGCGATGATGAACGGCCACTTTGGATTTCGGTATGGGGAGGCCCCAATACGCTTGCGCAGTCCCTGCACAAACTTCGCAAGACTCGACCGGCCGAGGACGTCACACGTCTGGTCAAGAAGCTTCGTGTCTACACGATCTCTGACCAAGACGATTCTGGGATTTGGTTGCGAAACGAATTCCCGGATCTGCAATACATCGTCAGCCCCGGACGTTACGAACGCTCGACTTGGGGCGCGATCAATCAGGTCGTGGAGGGCATCGACAACACAACGATCAGCAACACTTGGTTGGCCATTCACATCCAGCAAGGCCATGGTCCGCTGGGAGCGGAATATCCCGATGTTGCCTGGGGAGTTGAAGGTGACACGCCCGCTTTCCTGGGGTTGATTCCCAATGGCTTGAACGTTTCCGAACGCCCGGACTTCGGTGGATGGGGCGGACGCTACGAACTTGGCCAGCCCAGCGATGATGAGATCCAGGTTGGCCGTGAGGTGCAGGGAGGCGTGCCGATCCTCGCCGAGACGCGTCCCATCTGGGGCAACGCCAGCGACGCGTATCGACCGCGATTGTTTCATGATCAGAAGCGTGCTGAAAAGCCCAGCGATGAAACGTTCACTGGAAACCGGGTCACATTGTGGCGGTGGCGAGATGACTTTCAGAACGATTTTGCCGCCAGAATGGATTGGTGCGTTGCGAGCTATGAAGAAGCCAACCATCCGCCTGTGCCAGCCCTCGCCCATGCGGAAACGCTGAATGTGAAATCGGGCGAACAGTTCCGTTTGGATGCGTGGGGAACAACCGATCCCGACGGTGACAGTCTCCGTTACACGTGGATGGACTACCCCGAAGCAGGATCGACACCGCTCGACCTGGATATCGGTCAGTCGCCAGAAAACGTTTACCAGGTGACCCGCACGGCTCCGAAAGTCGACCAACCGGAAACGATGCACTTCATCCTGAAGGTTACCGATCGCGGCACGCCAAGGCTCACCCGATACAAGCGAGTGATCGTGACGGTTCAACCCTAA
- a CDS encoding nucleoside hydrolase-like domain-containing protein produces MMMRSQLNQSHFRNLCICVWMGGLCLFSTAMPNIAKAVERPRILVTTDGEIDDECSMVRFLLYANEFDIEGIVTSSSQYHWWQHTEADTYDGTIEISNANQPQAEFVASSDANGKTVHVICEVTDSGTPQMTRYQRVVNECQ; encoded by the coding sequence ATGATGATGCGCAGCCAACTCAACCAATCCCATTTCCGCAATTTGTGCATCTGTGTCTGGATGGGAGGTCTTTGTCTCTTTTCCACCGCAATGCCCAACATTGCCAAGGCGGTGGAGCGGCCTCGGATTTTGGTCACCACGGATGGTGAGATTGATGACGAATGTTCGATGGTTCGATTCTTGTTGTACGCCAATGAGTTCGACATCGAAGGCATCGTCACTTCCAGTTCACAGTATCACTGGTGGCAGCACACCGAAGCTGACACCTACGACGGGACGATTGAGATCTCCAATGCAAATCAACCGCAAGCCGAATTCGTTGCATCCAGCGATGCAAATGGCAAAACCGTTCATGTGATTTGCGAAGTGACCGACAGTGGCACGCCCCAAATGACCCGGTATCAGCGAGTTGTCAACGAGTGTCAATGA